In Selenomonas dianae, a genomic segment contains:
- a CDS encoding polysaccharide deacetylase family protein: MRNQGTLCILLSVFCVFTLFVGMREAAAETDYTALRAANAGKMAQRQPFLLTVKPVVIFTFGGLSQQEPLEDVLAVLAERGMRGTFFVTERELQRNADNIERIVAAGQDLGIGLRPEAGADFAAYCAQIERIQTELKIRYGIETNVVRQMSGADEDAINEAVSAMGCILVGQGLNVVQSKHKDAQTAEELMPQLFGRWTTSLNRGEVVYLRTDFYTRTALTAEIFRAILAEKLDNIAYHAPGASNAQMAQESMGSGYTGVSVQDVLSDTSTRYTYPVDVNTLPEEIRPYERAEKLTEKTVAKEFLKRYIGAPEVGETDRMLGFSRTEMRQADRTGIVKTVADNTVFFTFDDWGSDDSVNHLLYVLRKHQAHGTFFVITRSIHNNPNLLRAIAAEGQEIGSHTNGHIPMTVQDEKGRQIPVQHPEEYYEDVRSSYEKLAMTVGDMKLPSGRYALTRLLRPPTLAVSRMGATAIFNNGFGYIVNGSGSTEDYSTVSMESLVGILHHLTHEEDGTVKRGAILVMHMSSTSLATSKALDMLLTANDALPDGHPGKFKTGFLGDYLTDDYDQSMKQVPPEKGYKLH; this comes from the coding sequence ATGCGGAATCAGGGAACACTCTGTATATTGTTGAGTGTATTCTGCGTGTTCACCCTGTTCGTTGGTATGCGGGAGGCGGCGGCAGAGACCGACTATACCGCCCTGCGTGCGGCAAATGCCGGAAAAATGGCACAGCGTCAGCCATTTCTCCTCACGGTCAAACCGGTTGTGATCTTTACGTTTGGAGGCTTGTCACAGCAAGAGCCTCTGGAGGATGTTCTTGCGGTTCTGGCGGAACGTGGGATGCGCGGAACGTTCTTTGTCACGGAGCGCGAGCTCCAACGCAATGCTGACAATATCGAACGTATTGTTGCAGCGGGACAGGATCTCGGCATCGGTCTGCGCCCGGAGGCGGGGGCGGACTTCGCTGCGTACTGTGCGCAGATCGAGCGCATTCAAACGGAACTCAAGATACGTTATGGTATTGAAACGAATGTTGTCCGCCAGATGTCCGGTGCAGATGAGGATGCAATCAACGAGGCGGTATCGGCGATGGGATGCATTCTCGTGGGGCAGGGGCTCAATGTCGTACAGTCCAAGCACAAGGATGCACAGACGGCGGAGGAACTGATGCCGCAGCTCTTCGGCCGTTGGACAACCTCGTTGAATCGTGGCGAGGTCGTCTATCTGCGTACGGACTTTTATACACGTACCGCACTTACGGCTGAGATTTTTCGCGCGATTCTTGCCGAAAAACTCGACAACATCGCCTATCATGCGCCGGGGGCATCCAATGCACAGATGGCACAGGAGAGTATGGGATCGGGGTATACAGGAGTTTCTGTGCAGGACGTTTTGTCGGATACATCCACCCGGTATACATATCCTGTCGATGTAAATACGCTGCCCGAGGAGATTCGCCCCTACGAGCGTGCGGAAAAATTGACCGAAAAGACGGTCGCCAAAGAATTTTTAAAGAGGTACATCGGTGCTCCCGAGGTCGGGGAAACGGATCGTATGCTCGGATTTTCACGCACGGAGATGCGCCAGGCGGATCGTACCGGCATCGTCAAGACCGTTGCGGATAATACGGTGTTTTTTACGTTTGATGATTGGGGCAGCGATGACTCGGTCAATCATCTGCTCTATGTACTGCGCAAGCATCAAGCGCATGGAACATTCTTTGTTATTACAAGAAGCATCCACAATAATCCAAACCTTTTGCGTGCGATTGCTGCGGAGGGACAGGAGATTGGAAGTCATACGAACGGACATATACCGATGACTGTTCAGGATGAAAAGGGACGTCAGATCCCCGTCCAACATCCGGAGGAGTACTATGAAGATGTGCGCTCCTCCTATGAAAAGCTGGCGATGACGGTCGGCGATATGAAACTCCCCTCGGGACGCTATGCTCTTACGCGTCTTCTGCGCCCGCCGACGCTTGCTGTCAGCCGCATGGGCGCAACGGCAATTTTCAACAACGGATTTGGCTATATTGTCAACGGCAGCGGCAGTACGGAGGACTACAGCACGGTCTCGATGGAGTCGTTGGTCGGGATTCTCCATCATTTGACACACGAGGAGGACGGAACGGTGAAGCGCGGTGCGATTCTCGTTATGCACATGAGCTCGACTTCACTGGCTACGTCCAAGGCGCTCGATATGCTGCTGACGGCAAATGATGCGCTGCCCGATGGGCATCCCGGTAAATTCAAAACCGGTTTCCTCGGTGATTATCTTACGGATGACTACGATCAGTCGATGAAGCAGGTTCCACCTGAAAAGGGATACAAACTTCATTAA
- a CDS encoding Fur family transcriptional regulator, which produces MREHTMLTLGEVTDILRQNKKKVTPQRLAVYAALAATTEHPTAETLYKELRPNYPTMSLATVYKSLDAFCEIGIVRELNVGEEAFRYDADISAHPHVRCLSCDKVADVPIAALPSLDKNVSSVTGYRIVSEQMYFFGYCPDCQEKSAESAS; this is translated from the coding sequence ATGCGAGAACATACCATGCTGACACTCGGCGAGGTGACGGATATTCTCCGTCAGAATAAAAAGAAGGTGACGCCGCAGCGGCTTGCCGTCTATGCCGCACTTGCCGCGACGACGGAGCATCCGACGGCGGAGACCCTTTACAAGGAGCTGCGTCCGAACTACCCGACGATGAGCCTTGCTACGGTCTACAAGTCGCTCGACGCATTCTGTGAGATCGGCATTGTGCGGGAGCTGAACGTGGGCGAGGAGGCGTTCCGTTACGACGCGGACATCTCCGCACACCCGCACGTACGCTGCCTCAGCTGTGACAAGGTTGCGGATGTGCCCATCGCCGCGCTCCCGTCTCTTGACAAGAACGTTTCGTCTGTTACAGGCTATCGCATCGTCTCAGAGCAGATGTATTTCTTCGGATACTGCCCGGATTGTCAGGAGAAAAGTGCCGAATCGGCTTCGTGA
- a CDS encoding Tex family protein, whose product MRISDIPAAIAGELSIRPQQVASVITLLDDGNTIPFIARYRKEATGSLEDEMLRQVETRLTYLRSLVKRQEEIIARIEEQGKLTDDLRTAIEAAEKLQTLEDLYRPYKQKKRTRASIARERGLEALASTMLLQRETNGTPEETAAPYVNAEKGIPTVAEALAGARDILAETIMDEAELRRRMREKFWRSAVLETTLNAKAADAQVFQMYDGYSEPVRTLPSHRILAINRGEKKGCLTVRIAVDHEENIAWIYKRIYQRPSIFEAELHAAIEDGYKRLLLPALERELRTQLTETAEEKAIAIFGHNLRQLLLQPPLTGHTVLGLDPGYRTGCKVALVDTTGSVRASGVIQVTKSDGERKAAAQNLLNLIKTHHVTLISIGNGTASYETEQFVAALIRDNNLKDVHYLITNEAGASVYSASQLAKDELPDYDVTIRGAVSIARRVQDPLAELVKIDPQAIGVGQYQHDVSQKQLKETLDATVEDAVNHVGVDLNTASPALLNRIAGINAAIAKNIVAYRNEHGRFTSRKTLRKVARLGDVAFTQCAGFLRIYDGETPLDATAIHPESYELARAVLSELGITEDDLRDRTKLPALALKTAQTAPAPLAKKLSAGIPTVTDILKAIACPGRDPREDLPAPLTRQNIVKLSDLAVGTILKGTVRNITDFGAFIDIGLKQAGLLHISEMSHRRVRHPLDVLSVGDSLDVMIISIDEERGRIGLSLKRMEKEKARA is encoded by the coding sequence ATGCGTATCTCCGATATACCCGCCGCCATTGCGGGCGAACTCTCCATCCGTCCGCAGCAGGTTGCATCCGTCATCACGCTTCTTGACGACGGCAACACAATCCCATTCATCGCACGCTACCGCAAGGAGGCGACCGGCTCTCTTGAGGACGAGATGCTGCGTCAGGTGGAAACGCGCCTCACCTACCTGCGCAGCCTCGTCAAGCGGCAGGAGGAAATCATCGCACGCATCGAGGAGCAGGGAAAACTGACGGACGACCTGCGCACGGCAATTGAGGCTGCCGAAAAACTTCAAACCCTCGAAGACCTTTACCGCCCGTACAAACAAAAAAAACGTACGCGCGCCTCCATCGCACGCGAGCGCGGACTGGAGGCTCTTGCCAGCACCATGCTGCTCCAACGGGAGACGAACGGAACCCCCGAGGAGACTGCCGCGCCTTACGTAAACGCAGAAAAAGGAATCCCAACGGTCGCCGAGGCGCTCGCAGGTGCGCGGGACATCCTCGCCGAAACGATCATGGATGAGGCAGAGCTGCGCCGCCGGATGCGCGAGAAATTTTGGAGGAGCGCTGTCCTTGAGACGACACTCAACGCTAAAGCTGCGGATGCACAGGTCTTTCAGATGTACGACGGCTACAGCGAGCCCGTCCGCACACTCCCCTCACATCGGATTCTCGCCATCAATCGCGGGGAGAAAAAGGGTTGCCTCACCGTGCGTATCGCCGTGGATCACGAGGAAAATATCGCATGGATTTACAAGCGGATCTATCAGCGCCCTTCTATTTTTGAGGCGGAACTGCACGCAGCAATCGAGGACGGCTACAAACGGCTCCTCCTGCCCGCGCTCGAACGTGAACTTCGTACACAGCTGACCGAAACAGCCGAGGAGAAGGCGATCGCGATCTTCGGGCACAACCTCCGCCAGCTCCTCCTGCAGCCGCCGCTCACGGGGCATACCGTACTCGGACTTGACCCCGGCTACCGCACGGGCTGCAAGGTGGCGCTCGTCGATACAACGGGCAGCGTCCGCGCAAGCGGCGTAATACAGGTCACGAAAAGTGACGGAGAACGCAAGGCGGCAGCGCAAAATCTGCTAAACCTCATCAAAACGCATCACGTCACGCTCATCTCCATCGGCAACGGAACGGCATCCTACGAAACGGAGCAATTTGTCGCCGCGCTGATCCGTGACAACAACCTGAAGGACGTACACTATCTCATCACAAACGAGGCGGGCGCATCCGTCTACTCTGCCTCCCAACTCGCAAAAGATGAACTTCCCGACTACGATGTCACGATCCGCGGCGCGGTTTCCATTGCGCGGCGCGTACAGGATCCGCTCGCCGAACTCGTGAAGATCGACCCACAGGCGATCGGTGTCGGACAGTACCAGCACGATGTCAGTCAAAAGCAGCTCAAGGAAACACTGGATGCAACGGTGGAAGATGCAGTAAACCACGTCGGTGTCGATCTCAATACCGCCTCCCCCGCCCTCCTGAACCGCATTGCGGGCATCAACGCCGCGATTGCAAAAAACATCGTCGCCTACCGCAACGAGCATGGACGCTTCACGAGCCGCAAGACACTCCGCAAGGTCGCCCGTCTGGGCGACGTTGCCTTTACGCAGTGCGCGGGTTTTCTGCGTATCTATGACGGTGAGACACCGCTCGATGCCACCGCCATCCACCCCGAATCCTACGAGCTCGCACGCGCCGTCCTCAGCGAACTCGGCATCACAGAGGACGATCTGCGCGACCGCACAAAACTCCCGGCTCTCGCGCTCAAGACTGCGCAGACAGCACCCGCACCGCTCGCGAAAAAACTCAGCGCAGGCATTCCGACCGTCACAGACATCCTCAAGGCAATCGCATGTCCCGGGCGCGACCCGCGTGAGGATCTGCCTGCACCGCTCACGCGCCAAAACATCGTAAAGCTCTCCGATCTCGCCGTCGGCACAATCCTCAAGGGCACGGTACGCAACATCACGGACTTCGGCGCCTTCATCGACATCGGACTGAAACAGGCGGGACTGCTCCACATCTCCGAGATGAGCCATCGCCGTGTGCGGCATCCGCTTGACGTACTGTCCGTCGGCGATTCTCTCGATGTTATGATCATCAGCATTGACGAGGAACGCGGGCGCATCGGACTCTCTCTGAAACGCATGGAAAAGGAAAAGGCACGCGCATGA
- a CDS encoding polysaccharide deacetylase family protein: MNYRKMGVFALLGILVACGILVILRDYVIDRSNSNAELTDLSAVYTASEEIAAATQRLADGVKPAEVITRLQDNSARVAIVLDGLPERALAERLLDVLEKHNAPAIFFVEGQNAADQPETILRIFNTGYEIGNYTFVGISGAENLQTDRLLSELCRTQKVVATLSPKAPTLFRAPRTNYTDSLLQALTAAEIEYAVKENVRHKAGTFRDEADAAAFAASVPRGSIIAITLTRPVDPLAKDAGKTDERPAVDKKPSIEDPPAVRNTPPPPDPADELDWLLTGLERAGMKVIDIHDFRKIHYIPAAPEVPAMPLGQTGR; this comes from the coding sequence ATGAACTATCGGAAGATGGGCGTCTTTGCGCTTCTCGGTATTCTGGTCGCCTGCGGTATTTTGGTGATCCTGCGGGATTACGTTATCGATCGTTCCAATTCAAATGCGGAGCTGACCGATCTCAGTGCGGTCTACACTGCCTCCGAGGAGATCGCAGCTGCCACGCAGCGTCTTGCGGACGGTGTCAAACCCGCGGAGGTTATCACCCGTCTGCAGGATAACAGCGCACGCGTAGCAATTGTACTGGACGGACTGCCGGAGCGGGCGCTTGCAGAGCGTCTCTTGGATGTTCTGGAAAAGCATAACGCACCGGCGATATTTTTTGTCGAGGGACAGAATGCGGCAGATCAGCCGGAGACGATTCTGCGGATTTTCAATACGGGCTATGAGATTGGCAACTATACTTTTGTCGGCATTAGCGGTGCGGAGAACCTTCAAACGGATCGGCTGCTCAGTGAACTGTGTCGTACCCAAAAGGTCGTTGCAACCCTCTCTCCAAAGGCACCGACACTCTTTCGTGCGCCGCGTACCAACTACACCGATTCACTCCTGCAGGCATTGACAGCGGCGGAGATTGAATACGCAGTCAAAGAGAATGTGCGGCATAAGGCGGGAACGTTCCGCGACGAGGCGGATGCCGCCGCTTTTGCCGCATCCGTACCGCGCGGCAGCATCATTGCGATCACGCTGACCAGACCGGTCGACCCGTTGGCAAAGGATGCGGGCAAGACGGACGAGCGGCCGGCGGTGGACAAAAAGCCGAGCATCGAGGATCCGCCCGCTGTTCGGAACACGCCGCCGCCGCCCGATCCTGCCGATGAGCTGGACTGGCTGCTCACGGGACTGGAGCGTGCAGGCATGAAAGTGATTGATATTCACGATTTTCGTAAGATTCATTATATCCCGGCGGCACCGGAAGTTCCTGCGATGCCGCTCGGTCAGACAGGCAGGTGA
- a CDS encoding nucleotide sugar dehydrogenase: MLERLKCGGEKLAVVGLGYVGLPLAAAFSKHFSVIGYDRDEEKIAAYRAGQDPTGEIGTQGLAESRIDYTCDEGRLREASFLIVAVPTPINGDKTPNLEPLKGATRLIGRNLRRGSIVVYESTVYPGVTEDVCLPLLEEVSGLHAGEDFRVGYSPERINPGDRVNRLENIVKIVSGMDAETRNDIAEVYGTVVQNIYRASSIRVAEAAKVAENAQRDINIAFMNELSMVFHRMNIDTNEVVAAMNTKWNALGFRPGLVGGHCIGVDPYYFIYQAQNLGYHSPLISMGRQINDGMSSYVAQCIVRELVRAKLDLAVTRIFLLGMTFKENCPDTRNSRAADVYHMLAEYNLNLWAVDPHVSEQSLHHEYGLGLVPLADVRNADCVAFLVAHEEFKNLTWKQVKCMFRADGPRLLIDVKGLFSREEAEYEGFRYWSL; this comes from the coding sequence ATGTTGGAGAGGCTGAAATGCGGCGGTGAGAAACTTGCCGTCGTCGGGTTGGGGTACGTCGGGCTGCCGCTCGCGGCAGCATTTTCCAAACATTTTTCGGTCATCGGTTATGACCGTGATGAGGAAAAGATTGCAGCATATCGTGCGGGACAGGATCCCACCGGAGAGATCGGTACACAGGGACTGGCGGAGAGCCGGATCGACTATACCTGCGACGAGGGGCGTCTGCGCGAGGCATCCTTTCTCATCGTTGCTGTCCCGACCCCGATCAACGGGGACAAGACGCCCAACCTTGAGCCGCTGAAGGGGGCGACGCGCTTGATCGGGCGCAACCTGCGGCGCGGCAGTATCGTCGTTTATGAGTCCACGGTCTATCCTGGGGTGACGGAGGATGTTTGTCTGCCGCTTTTAGAGGAGGTCTCCGGTCTGCACGCGGGTGAGGATTTCCGCGTAGGATATTCCCCGGAGCGAATCAATCCCGGGGATCGTGTGAACCGTCTGGAAAATATTGTAAAGATCGTCTCCGGTATGGATGCGGAGACGCGGAACGATATTGCGGAAGTCTACGGGACTGTGGTGCAGAACATCTACCGCGCCTCCTCGATCCGTGTGGCAGAGGCGGCGAAGGTGGCGGAGAATGCACAGCGCGACATCAACATCGCCTTTATGAACGAACTTTCGATGGTCTTTCATCGCATGAACATCGACACCAATGAGGTCGTCGCGGCGATGAATACGAAGTGGAACGCGCTCGGCTTCCGTCCGGGGCTTGTCGGCGGACACTGCATCGGCGTGGATCCGTATTACTTCATCTATCAGGCGCAGAATCTCGGCTATCACTCGCCGCTGATCTCAATGGGACGGCAGATCAATGACGGCATGAGTTCGTATGTCGCGCAGTGCATCGTACGGGAACTCGTGCGTGCGAAGCTGGATCTGGCGGTGACACGCATCTTTCTCCTCGGCATGACGTTCAAGGAGAACTGTCCCGATACGCGCAATTCGCGCGCGGCGGATGTCTACCATATGCTTGCGGAGTACAACCTGAACCTCTGGGCGGTTGATCCCCATGTATCGGAACAGTCCCTGCACCATGAATACGGTCTCGGTCTCGTGCCGCTTGCCGATGTGCGCAATGCGGACTGTGTCGCGTTCCTCGTCGCTCATGAGGAGTTCAAAAACTTGACGTGGAAGCAGGTAAAGTGTATGTTCCGTGCGGATGGACCGCGGCTTCTCATTGATGTGAAGGGGCTGTTTTCGCGTGAGGAGGCTGAATATGAGGGATTCCGCTACTGGAGTCTCTGA
- a CDS encoding glycosyltransferase has translation MAQQTIGLDEREKLKKLAGQASGDGRDILYEEKQDRRLLSHVPDSTGHRSNHSRRGATNVTNSEDYVRYEQDAKNGQRYLVDYPVDIRLPGGGLLSGRAVDISTTGILVRMDQVPGRAAPTFEGEVTLTFEITPGSMPEGYEMKVKKLPAKVARRFDVEAGTLYGMEFKKSLAEYAASQRRDYMLWIASAFLAVIAFIIVLMRAESVIYFKFNRWLYLYSIIAATFLLTRYLFASFYRPVRIDPDFTPGVSIIIPCFDEEEWIQRTIHSCINQDYPVDKLEVIIVDDHSNDRSVERVQDMIAQLKAADTSDNAYRVSERIQFLQQPANMGKRDAMARGALAAKHELLVFVDSDSFLDPFAVRNIVQPFKDKEMGGVSGRTDVANTYTNALTKMQAVRYSVAFRIMKAAEGYFDAATCLSGPLSCYRKDLVLKYLDDWLNQTFLGQKATFGDDRSMTNFILRHNRTTYQDTAVCMTIVPRSYNVFLRQQMRWKRSWLRESLIASRYMWKKEPFMSLGFYMGVLVPIAAPIIVLYNFFYVPIMHRVFPTSFLIGMMMMALLMSMAQLLIRRSTTWVYALWFCIYYEAVLLWQMPVAWVTFWKTTWGTRLTLADLEEIQKKQNKQSKSPPHHVEVGETG, from the coding sequence TTGGCGCAGCAGACAATCGGACTTGACGAGCGCGAGAAATTAAAAAAGCTCGCTGGTCAGGCATCGGGGGATGGGCGGGACATCCTGTATGAGGAGAAACAGGATCGCCGCCTCCTCTCTCATGTGCCGGATTCGACGGGGCATCGCAGCAATCACAGCAGACGCGGTGCGACGAATGTGACCAACTCCGAGGACTATGTACGCTATGAGCAGGACGCGAAGAACGGGCAGCGCTATCTCGTTGACTATCCGGTCGATATTCGCCTGCCGGGCGGCGGGCTTCTCTCGGGGCGTGCCGTCGACATCTCCACGACGGGGATCCTCGTGCGTATGGATCAGGTTCCGGGACGCGCGGCACCGACGTTTGAGGGGGAGGTGACGCTGACCTTCGAGATCACCCCGGGTTCGATGCCCGAGGGCTACGAGATGAAGGTGAAGAAGCTCCCCGCCAAGGTCGCGCGACGGTTCGACGTGGAGGCGGGAACGCTCTACGGCATGGAGTTCAAAAAGAGTCTTGCAGAATATGCCGCCTCCCAGCGGCGTGACTATATGCTGTGGATTGCATCGGCGTTTCTTGCGGTCATTGCGTTCATTATTGTGCTCATGCGTGCCGAGTCTGTGATCTACTTCAAGTTTAACCGCTGGCTCTATCTCTACAGCATCATTGCCGCGACGTTTCTTCTGACGCGCTATCTGTTTGCCTCGTTCTATCGTCCCGTACGGATCGACCCGGACTTTACGCCGGGGGTTTCCATCATCATCCCGTGTTTTGACGAGGAGGAATGGATTCAACGGACGATTCACAGCTGCATCAATCAGGACTATCCTGTGGACAAACTTGAGGTGATCATCGTTGATGATCACTCGAACGACCGCTCTGTCGAACGCGTTCAGGACATGATCGCGCAGCTGAAGGCTGCGGATACGAGCGACAATGCCTATCGCGTTTCCGAGCGCATCCAATTCCTTCAGCAGCCGGCCAATATGGGCAAGCGTGACGCGATGGCGCGCGGTGCGCTTGCGGCAAAACACGAGCTGCTGGTGTTCGTGGACTCCGACAGCTTTCTCGATCCGTTTGCCGTACGCAACATCGTACAGCCGTTCAAGGACAAGGAGATGGGCGGTGTATCGGGACGTACGGATGTGGCGAATACCTATACGAATGCACTGACGAAAATGCAGGCGGTGCGCTACTCGGTTGCATTCCGTATCATGAAGGCGGCGGAGGGATATTTCGACGCGGCGACCTGTCTCTCCGGGCCTCTTTCCTGCTACCGCAAGGATCTCGTGCTCAAGTATCTGGACGACTGGCTGAACCAGACCTTCCTTGGACAGAAGGCGACGTTCGGGGACGATCGCAGTATGACGAATTTTATCCTGCGCCACAATCGGACGACGTATCAGGATACTGCCGTCTGTATGACGATTGTGCCGCGCTCGTACAATGTTTTCCTGCGCCAACAGATGCGGTGGAAGCGTTCGTGGCTGCGTGAGTCGCTGATCGCCTCACGCTATATGTGGAAGAAGGAGCCGTTCATGTCGCTCGGCTTCTATATGGGGGTTCTTGTTCCGATTGCCGCGCCGATCATCGTGCTCTACAACTTCTTCTATGTGCCGATTATGCACCGTGTGTTCCCGACGAGTTTCCTCATCGGTATGATGATGATGGCGCTGCTGATGAGTATGGCACAGCTTCTCATCCGCCGCAGTACGACGTGGGTCTATGCGCTGTGGTTCTGCATTTATTATGAGGCGGTTCTGCTCTGGCAGATGCCGGTAGCATGGGTCACGTTCTGGAAGACGACGTGGGGGACACGTCTCACATTGGCGGATCTGGAGGAGATACAGAAGAAGCAGAACAAGCAGAGCAAGTCGCCCCCGCATCATGTGGAAGTGGGTGAGACAGGATGA
- a CDS encoding translation initiation factor IF-2 — MSRHQYGTAFMLCMLAGALPGVTYAQTTPSWVYDAVNQLEEEGYLDLGGRDAASIPRDELTKIVAQGLHEIDRIQQGSLADEYGRITSLAMRDEVHLKLYREQEKTALKAYEQADANAKQAEEMLVRQSMRGVNRLEIMRPLQERAASARRELQYTARDYALAQMRRQKSEIAFAKVQERQQNIFKRMSSAMEDASGGSADTEPLVHPSVIATAAHLRAEFIEELTDGGYTDNENAERQLYSSTRLVEVPEKRLKIDGQVRIDASRAAGIERPTNRSRARIRGRIYPDYNIDGNWHAVGMVEYEKTLTGGGDKDGKLKLDRYYLTGRSGIFDVTAGVFGSTMAEGNIYDSKFRGIRLSTGKPVTYTAEYGKIEKAKTVTGLTASYDAKTYTAEAGMYRFDKIGSATRNIYMLNYRKPIGAFDFGAMLLHGRDHAAGNGTGYVLTLSKVGGGAWRPGSFSYWLKYYHQPSSTYVSHTMNGSADYMNFDASGTGARRGGFRGWGTGLSYTVKKDLIFALEYYDLYDLTTGHRSRTIWGALTAYFKNYEE; from the coding sequence ATGAGCAGACATCAATACGGGACAGCCTTCATGCTGTGTATGCTCGCAGGGGCGCTGCCGGGCGTGACGTATGCGCAGACAACACCGTCCTGGGTGTATGATGCGGTAAATCAGTTGGAAGAGGAAGGATACCTCGATCTTGGCGGGAGAGATGCCGCAAGCATCCCGCGCGATGAGCTGACAAAGATCGTGGCGCAGGGGCTGCATGAGATTGACCGCATCCAGCAGGGCTCGCTTGCGGATGAGTACGGGCGTATTACGAGCCTTGCCATGCGTGATGAGGTGCATTTGAAGCTCTATCGGGAGCAGGAGAAAACTGCGCTCAAGGCGTATGAGCAGGCGGACGCGAATGCAAAACAGGCGGAGGAGATGCTTGTACGTCAGTCCATGCGCGGTGTGAACCGTCTTGAGATTATGCGCCCTCTGCAGGAACGCGCTGCGAGTGCACGTCGCGAGCTTCAGTATACGGCACGCGATTATGCACTGGCACAGATGCGGCGGCAAAAATCGGAGATTGCCTTTGCCAAGGTGCAGGAGCGACAGCAGAATATATTTAAGCGGATGAGTAGCGCTATGGAGGATGCTTCCGGCGGCAGTGCGGACACAGAGCCTCTTGTCCATCCTTCGGTGATTGCTACGGCGGCGCATCTGCGTGCGGAGTTTATCGAGGAGTTGACGGACGGCGGCTATACGGACAATGAGAATGCGGAGCGTCAGCTCTACTCGTCGACGCGTCTGGTTGAGGTTCCGGAGAAGCGCTTGAAGATCGACGGACAGGTGCGTATTGATGCGTCCCGCGCTGCCGGGATCGAACGTCCTACGAACCGTTCGCGTGCCCGTATTCGCGGTCGTATTTATCCGGACTATAACATCGACGGGAACTGGCACGCTGTCGGTATGGTCGAATATGAAAAGACGCTGACCGGCGGCGGTGACAAGGATGGCAAACTAAAGCTCGACCGCTACTATCTTACGGGGCGTTCCGGCATCTTTGACGTGACGGCGGGTGTCTTTGGCTCGACGATGGCGGAGGGCAATATCTACGACAGCAAGTTCCGTGGGATACGGCTCTCCACGGGAAAACCCGTGACCTATACGGCGGAGTACGGAAAGATCGAAAAGGCAAAGACCGTGACGGGGCTGACCGCCTCCTACGATGCCAAGACCTACACGGCAGAGGCGGGGATGTACCGTTTTGACAAGATCGGAAGTGCGACGCGCAATATCTATATGCTGAACTACCGCAAGCCGATTGGCGCATTTGATTTTGGTGCGATGCTCCTGCACGGCAGGGATCATGCGGCAGGAAACGGTACGGGTTATGTGCTCACGCTGTCGAAAGTCGGCGGTGGTGCGTGGCGTCCCGGGTCATTCTCCTATTGGCTGAAATACTATCACCAGCCAAGTTCCACCTATGTGAGCCATACGATGAACGGATCTGCGGACTACATGAACTTCGATGCCTCCGGTACGGGGGCAAGGCGCGGCGGATTCCGCGGTTGGGGAACGGGATTGTCGTATACGGTGAAGAAGGATCTGATCTTTGCGCTTGAGTACTATGATCTGTACGATCTGACGACCGGGCACAGAAGCCGTACAATTTGGGGGGCGCTGACGGCGTATTTTAAAAACTACGAGGAATGA